From the Primulina tabacum isolate GXHZ01 chromosome 15, ASM2559414v2, whole genome shotgun sequence genome, one window contains:
- the LOC142527372 gene encoding uncharacterized protein LOC142527372, protein MVLWEITLGTAYFLGLKRTYKLALKLQRRLISPIYPKTRQLVQRRTRAIFDVALKVHRNIQERDIEIGRNLGNWILRWLDRMKPSAQIRGNPPPGSNINTNTTKQLSSTSQLNNRGSFQKFGARSGNQESARQLFTAASNPSHRPFPTIAATRRPAGGNTQYSQFKTGGFNPFEAKYGKFGLVDVIRNDVRQWMNH, encoded by the exons ATGGTGTTATGGGAAATCACATTGGGTACAGCGTATTTTTTGGGTCTCAAAAGAACCTACAAATTGGCTCTCAAGCTTCAGAGGAGGCTCATTAGCCCTATATATCCCAAGACCCGTCAACTCGTTCAAAG ACGAACTCGAGCTATATTTGATGTGGCACTCAAAGTGCATCGCAATATTCAAGAAAGGGATATCGAAATTGGTAGGAATCTTGGGAACTGGATCCTTCGGTGGCTTGACAGAATGAAGCCATCTGCTCAGATCCGAGGAAATCCTCCCCCTGGCAGCAACATAAACACCAACACCACAAAGCAGTTGAGCAGCACATCTCAGCTGAACAATCGAGGAAGCTTCCAAAAATTTGGTGCAAGATCGGGGAATCAAGAATCGGCCAGACAATTGTTTACGGCTGCAAGTAATCCGTCACATAGACCTTTCCCCACCATCGCCGCGACGAGGAGGCCTGCTGGAGGTAATACACAATATAGCCAGTTCAAAACTGGTGGCTTCAATCCGTTTGAAGCGAAATATGGGAAATTTGGGCTTGTGGATGTGATCAGAAATGACGTAAGGCAGTGGATGAATCACTGA